One Kitasatospora sp. NBC_01287 DNA window includes the following coding sequences:
- a CDS encoding esterase family protein, whose product MLALTGLPLQIVTSLLALAAFVATLWLWPKLAGSGVKPVLGRLGTFFGTQVLVLVAMALVANSYFGFYTSWTDLLGTAGGPGTVVDHQPSNSLKVTGQQSFYSSQGSAEDRSGVIQQVSVTGAASGLTNDGYVYLPPQYFQPAYADKKFPMALVLAGYPGSAEKLISLMQYPASTLKAINAKQLPPTVLVMMRPSPIANRDTECMDVPHGPQVETYFTQDLPKAVATGYRIAPQASAHAVMGDSTGGYCALKFALREPDAYGAAIALSADYSVSNDPTTGDLFGGSEQLKRENDLLWRLRNTAPAPVSLLLATSPNESNYQATQEMVNSFKAPTKLSTITLDSGGHNFHTWGREIPPALQWLGRQFSVPGLAAAPAQQGA is encoded by the coding sequence GTGCTCGCCCTGACCGGACTCCCGCTGCAGATCGTCACCAGCCTCCTCGCGCTGGCGGCCTTCGTCGCCACCCTGTGGCTCTGGCCCAAGCTCGCCGGATCGGGCGTCAAGCCCGTCCTCGGCCGGCTCGGCACCTTCTTCGGCACCCAGGTGCTGGTGCTGGTGGCGATGGCCTTGGTGGCCAACTCCTACTTCGGCTTCTACACCAGCTGGACCGACCTGCTCGGCACCGCCGGCGGCCCCGGCACCGTGGTCGACCACCAGCCGAGCAACTCGCTGAAGGTGACCGGTCAGCAGAGCTTCTACTCCTCGCAGGGCTCGGCCGAGGACCGCTCCGGGGTGATCCAGCAGGTCTCGGTGACCGGCGCCGCCTCCGGGCTGACCAATGACGGCTACGTCTACCTGCCGCCGCAGTACTTCCAGCCCGCCTACGCCGACAAGAAGTTCCCGATGGCGCTGGTGCTCGCCGGCTACCCCGGCTCGGCCGAGAAGCTGATCTCGCTGATGCAGTACCCGGCCAGCACGCTGAAGGCGATCAACGCCAAGCAACTGCCGCCGACCGTGCTGGTGATGATGCGCCCCTCGCCCATCGCCAACCGGGACACCGAGTGCATGGACGTCCCGCACGGCCCGCAGGTGGAGACCTACTTCACCCAGGACCTGCCCAAGGCCGTGGCCACCGGCTACCGGATCGCCCCGCAGGCCTCCGCCCACGCGGTGATGGGCGACTCGACCGGCGGCTACTGCGCGCTGAAGTTCGCGCTGCGCGAGCCGGACGCCTACGGTGCGGCGATCGCGCTCTCCGCCGACTACAGCGTCTCCAACGACCCCACCACCGGTGACCTGTTCGGCGGCAGCGAGCAGCTGAAGCGGGAGAACGACCTGCTCTGGCGGCTGCGGAACACCGCGCCCGCGCCGGTCTCGCTGCTGCTGGCCACCAGCCCCAACGAGAGCAACTACCAGGCCACCCAGGAGATGGTGAACTCCTTCAAGGCGCCCACCAAGCTCTCCACCATCACACTGGACAGCGGCGGCCACAACTTCCACACCTGGGGGCGGGAGATCCCGCCGGCCCTGCAGTGGCTGGGCCGGCAGTTCTCGGTCCCCGGCCTGGCGGCGGCCCCTGCCCAACAGGGCGCCTGA
- a CDS encoding CocE/NonD family hydrolase: protein MRHPVSYPHRITREDLRIPVAEGVELHARIWRPVTDEPVPALVEYLPDRLTDATAERDAERHPWYAGHGYASVRVDQRGHGNSGGLPGEEYGGRQVEDGLAVLDQLAARPWCNGRLGLIGLGRGASTALRLAARAPRALRAVVAVGASEDGYDNDAHYLGGALLGPPGHARATALLALAAQPPDPRYVGEQWRRQWLERLAAVEPHLFPWLAHQSRDDYWRRAALEAPYDTIRAAVLAVGGWADPSRDTVLRLVERLTAPVRGLIGPWAGQYPDRAHLPGPAIGFLQETLRWWDQWLKDTDTGIMAEPALRCWLAEPDGTGRWVGDDQWPSDDVRDIHYGLAEALRTAGTPEGERFVPVRSPQHTGIDAGRYLPLGGAADLPPDQREEDGRSVCFDSAPLSERLELLGRPSVRLRLRCAAPRGQVTARLCAVAPDGGSTLVTRGALNLAARHGREVAVPWEPGTVAEVEFELLAAAFAIPPGHRIRLALSSAYWPWLWPQPETAGFAVDPGPSVLTLPVRHLAADVGRAPIGFAEPEQAGPSAVRHGTPTEPRPERLVVRDVAAGEWRLELTPRPGATQRHPDGLARTERSLASCRIRSADPLSAASHAEWTIRLERPEDGWDVTVQADSDLDCDAEAFTARGRLTAWEGGAVLFERDWERRIPRTAG from the coding sequence ATGCGACACCCTGTCAGCTACCCCCACCGCATCACCCGCGAGGACCTGCGGATCCCGGTGGCCGAGGGCGTCGAACTGCACGCCCGGATCTGGCGCCCCGTCACCGACGAGCCGGTGCCCGCCCTGGTCGAGTACCTGCCCGACCGGCTGACCGACGCCACCGCCGAGCGCGACGCCGAGCGCCACCCCTGGTACGCCGGCCACGGCTACGCGAGCGTGCGGGTCGACCAGCGCGGCCACGGCAACTCCGGCGGACTGCCCGGCGAGGAGTACGGCGGCCGGCAGGTGGAGGACGGCCTGGCGGTGCTCGACCAGCTCGCCGCCCGGCCCTGGTGCAACGGCCGGCTGGGCCTGATCGGACTGGGCCGGGGCGCGAGCACCGCGCTGCGGCTGGCGGCGCGGGCCCCCCGGGCCCTGCGGGCGGTGGTCGCCGTCGGCGCCAGCGAGGACGGCTACGACAACGACGCGCACTACCTGGGCGGCGCGCTGCTCGGCCCGCCCGGCCACGCCCGGGCCACCGCGCTGCTCGCCCTCGCCGCCCAGCCGCCGGACCCCCGCTACGTCGGCGAGCAGTGGCGGCGCCAGTGGCTGGAGCGGCTGGCCGCCGTCGAGCCGCACCTCTTCCCCTGGCTGGCCCACCAGAGCCGGGACGACTACTGGCGGCGAGCCGCCCTGGAGGCGCCCTACGACACGATCAGGGCCGCCGTGCTCGCGGTGGGCGGCTGGGCGGACCCCTCCCGCGACACCGTGCTGCGCCTGGTCGAGCGGCTCACCGCGCCGGTGCGCGGGCTGATCGGCCCCTGGGCCGGGCAGTACCCCGACCGCGCGCACCTGCCGGGGCCGGCGATCGGGTTCCTGCAGGAGACGCTGCGCTGGTGGGACCAGTGGCTCAAGGACACGGACACCGGGATCATGGCCGAGCCCGCGCTGCGCTGCTGGCTGGCCGAGCCGGACGGCACCGGGCGCTGGGTCGGCGACGACCAGTGGCCCTCGGACGACGTGCGCGACATCCACTACGGCCTGGCCGAGGCGCTGCGCACCGCCGGCACCCCCGAGGGCGAGCGCTTCGTGCCGGTCCGCTCCCCGCAGCACACCGGGATCGACGCCGGCCGCTACCTCCCGCTCGGCGGCGCCGCCGACCTGCCGCCCGACCAGCGCGAGGAGGACGGCCGCTCGGTCTGCTTCGACAGCGCCCCGCTCTCCGAGCGGCTGGAGCTGCTCGGACGCCCCTCGGTGCGGCTGCGGCTGCGCTGCGCCGCCCCGCGCGGCCAGGTGACCGCCCGGCTCTGCGCCGTGGCACCAGACGGCGGCTCGACCCTGGTCACCCGCGGCGCGCTCAACCTGGCGGCCCGGCACGGGCGGGAGGTGGCGGTGCCGTGGGAGCCGGGCACGGTCGCCGAGGTGGAGTTCGAGCTGCTGGCCGCGGCCTTCGCGATCCCGCCCGGTCACCGCATCCGGCTGGCGCTCTCCTCCGCCTACTGGCCCTGGCTCTGGCCGCAGCCCGAGACGGCCGGCTTCGCCGTCGACCCCGGGCCCAGCGTGCTCACCCTGCCGGTGCGCCACCTGGCCGCCGACGTGGGCCGGGCGCCGATCGGCTTCGCCGAGCCCGAGCAGGCCGGGCCCTCGGCGGTGCGGCACGGCACGCCCACCGAACCGCGGCCCGAGCGGCTGGTGGTGCGCGACGTGGCGGCCGGTGAGTGGCGCCTGGAGCTGACCCCTCGCCCCGGCGCCACGCAGCGGCACCCCGACGGCCTGGCCCGCACCGAGCGGTCGCTGGCGAGCTGCCGGATCCGCTCGGCCGACCCGCTCAGCGCCGCCTCGCACGCCGAGTGGACGATCCGCCTGGAGCGGCCCGAGGACGGCTGGGACGTCACCGTGCAGGCCGACTCGGACCTCGACTGCGATGCCGAGGCCTTCACCGCCCGCGGCCGGCTGACCGCCTGGGAGGGCGGCGCGGTGCTCTTCGAGCGCGACTGGGAGCGCCGGATCCCGCGCACGGCCGGCTGA
- a CDS encoding HoxN/HupN/NixA family nickel/cobalt transporter → MSTAPAPTTTATAVAPTRWTARLTRDEWLRLAGMGGFVLALHVVGWFTLLAVIAPKHYSIGNQAFGAGLGLTAYTLGMRHAFDADHIAAIDNTTRKLMGQGKRPLSVGFWFSLGHSSIVFGLCALLAFGVRSLASSVETDDSQLHRTTNLIGTSVSGTFLLVIGLVNLGAFNGILKVFRKMRGGHFDEAELEAQLDKRGFLNRILGRTTRAVTKSWHMYPVGMLFGLGFDTATEVSLLVLAGGAAAFSLPWYALLVLPVLFAAGMSLLDTIDGSFMNFAYEWAFSKPVRKIYYNLTVTGLSVLVALVIGVIELVGLLADQYGITGGPIGWIATLNLNNVGFAIVGLFAVTWAGALAFWKFGKVEQKWSAPPADGAVPEAE, encoded by the coding sequence ATGAGTACCGCACCGGCACCCACCACCACCGCGACCGCCGTCGCCCCCACCCGTTGGACCGCCCGCCTCACCCGCGACGAGTGGCTGCGGCTGGCGGGGATGGGCGGCTTCGTGCTGGCGCTGCACGTCGTCGGCTGGTTCACCCTGCTCGCGGTGATCGCGCCCAAGCACTACTCGATCGGCAACCAGGCCTTCGGGGCCGGGCTCGGCCTGACCGCCTACACCCTGGGCATGCGGCACGCCTTCGACGCCGACCACATCGCGGCCATCGACAACACCACCCGCAAGCTGATGGGCCAGGGCAAGCGGCCGCTCTCGGTCGGCTTCTGGTTCTCGCTCGGGCACTCCTCGATCGTCTTCGGCCTCTGCGCGCTGCTGGCCTTCGGGGTGCGCTCGCTGGCCTCCTCGGTCGAGACCGACGACTCCCAGCTGCACCGCACCACCAACCTGATCGGCACCAGCGTCTCGGGGACCTTCCTGCTGGTGATCGGCCTGGTCAACCTGGGCGCCTTCAACGGGATCCTCAAGGTCTTCCGGAAGATGCGCGGCGGGCACTTCGACGAGGCGGAGCTGGAGGCGCAGCTGGACAAGCGCGGCTTCCTCAACCGGATCCTGGGCCGCACCACCAGGGCCGTCACCAAGTCCTGGCACATGTACCCGGTCGGCATGCTCTTCGGGCTCGGCTTCGACACCGCCACCGAGGTCTCGCTGCTGGTGCTGGCCGGCGGCGCGGCGGCCTTCTCGCTGCCCTGGTACGCGCTGCTGGTGCTGCCGGTGCTCTTCGCGGCCGGGATGAGCCTGCTGGACACCATCGACGGCTCGTTCATGAACTTCGCGTACGAGTGGGCCTTCTCCAAGCCGGTCCGCAAGATCTACTACAACCTCACGGTGACCGGCCTGTCGGTGCTGGTGGCGCTGGTGATCGGGGTGATCGAGCTGGTCGGGCTGCTGGCCGACCAGTACGGCATCACCGGCGGGCCGATCGGCTGGATCGCCACGCTGAACCTGAACAACGTGGGCTTCGCGATCGTGGGCCTCTTCGCCGTCACCTGGGCGGGCGCGCTGGCCTTCTGGAAGTTCGGCAAGGTGGAGCAGAAGTGGTCGGCGCCGCCGGCCGACGGCGCGGTGCCGGAGGCGGAGTGA
- a CDS encoding NPCBM/NEW2 domain-containing protein encodes MALDNGVDRTPQMGFNNWNSTGCSDTFNEAMVKSIADLFVSKGLKAAGYQYVNLDDCWALPNRDASGNLVADPVRFPDGIKALADYVHSKGLKFGLYSSAGTSTCNAKGFPGGLGHEQQDANLWASWGVDYLKYDNCNNQGIDSLSRYQAMGNALKATGRPIVYSICEWGSTQPWTWAPAVGNSWRTTGDISDNWDSMLANATANMGLAPYAKPGAFNDPDMLEVGNGGMTGTEYRTHFSLWSEMAAPLMIGTDLRTAQQQTFDILTNKDVIAIDQDPLGKQGSVVSDSGGLVVMSKPLADGSRAVTLTNEGSYATTISTDAATIGIAGAPSYSVKDLWSKATSTSTGSISATVPGHGTVMFRVTPSAAVPPAGGISYLSDLPFASSTNGWGPVERDMSNGDWQPGDGRDLAVRGTHYSKGLGTNAPSEVDFSLGGACKDLVTDVGIDDETGGQGSADFQIWADGKQLADSGTLTGTAAAKTLTADLTGAQTLRLVVTAPNGASWAHADWAGARIACGAGPAAGTHQLSDLTWSLASNGWGPVERDLSNGENYARDGQPISIGGTRYAKGLGTNAPSEVDYYLGGSCHALSTDVGIDDETYGQGSADFQLWKDNTLVADSGLVTPASGVKHLTADLTGADQLRLVVTAPNGANSAHADWAAPVLSC; translated from the coding sequence ATGGCCCTGGACAACGGCGTCGACCGGACCCCGCAGATGGGGTTCAACAACTGGAACTCGACCGGCTGCAGCGACACCTTCAACGAGGCGATGGTCAAGTCGATCGCCGACCTGTTCGTCAGCAAGGGCCTCAAGGCCGCCGGCTACCAGTACGTCAACCTGGACGACTGCTGGGCACTGCCGAACCGGGACGCGAGCGGCAACCTGGTCGCCGACCCGGTCCGGTTCCCGGACGGCATCAAGGCGCTGGCCGACTACGTGCACTCCAAGGGCCTGAAGTTCGGCCTCTACTCCAGTGCCGGCACCAGCACCTGCAACGCCAAGGGCTTCCCCGGCGGCCTGGGCCACGAGCAGCAGGACGCCAACCTCTGGGCCTCCTGGGGCGTGGACTACCTCAAGTACGACAACTGCAACAACCAGGGCATCGACTCGCTCAGCCGCTACCAGGCGATGGGCAACGCGCTCAAGGCCACCGGCCGCCCGATCGTCTACAGCATCTGCGAATGGGGCTCCACCCAGCCGTGGACCTGGGCACCGGCCGTGGGCAACTCCTGGCGCACCACCGGCGACATCAGCGACAACTGGGACTCGATGCTCGCCAACGCGACGGCCAACATGGGCCTGGCGCCCTACGCCAAGCCCGGCGCCTTCAACGACCCGGACATGCTGGAGGTCGGCAACGGCGGCATGACCGGCACCGAGTACCGCACCCACTTCAGCCTCTGGTCCGAGATGGCCGCCCCGCTGATGATCGGCACCGACCTGCGCACCGCCCAGCAGCAGACCTTCGACATCCTCACCAACAAGGACGTCATCGCCATCGACCAGGACCCCCTGGGCAAGCAGGGCTCGGTGGTCTCCGACTCCGGCGGCCTGGTCGTGATGAGCAAGCCGCTGGCCGACGGCAGCCGCGCGGTGACGCTGACCAACGAGGGCTCCTACGCCACCACGATCAGCACCGACGCGGCGACGATCGGCATCGCGGGCGCGCCCTCCTACAGCGTCAAGGACCTCTGGTCGAAGGCGACCAGCACCAGCACGGGCAGCATCAGCGCCACCGTCCCCGGGCACGGCACGGTGATGTTCCGGGTCACCCCGAGCGCCGCGGTGCCGCCGGCCGGCGGCATCAGCTACCTGAGCGACCTGCCGTTCGCCTCCTCGACCAACGGCTGGGGCCCGGTCGAGCGCGACATGAGCAACGGCGACTGGCAGCCCGGTGACGGGCGCGACCTCGCCGTGCGCGGCACCCACTACAGCAAGGGCCTGGGCACCAACGCGCCCAGCGAGGTGGACTTCTCGCTCGGCGGCGCCTGCAAGGACCTGGTGACCGACGTGGGCATCGACGACGAGACCGGCGGTCAGGGCTCGGCCGACTTCCAGATCTGGGCGGACGGCAAGCAGCTGGCCGACAGCGGCACCCTGACCGGCACCGCCGCCGCGAAGACGCTGACCGCCGACCTGACCGGCGCGCAGACGCTGCGCCTGGTGGTCACCGCGCCGAACGGCGCCAGCTGGGCCCACGCCGACTGGGCCGGGGCCAGGATCGCCTGCGGCGCGGGACCGGCCGCCGGCACCCACCAGCTCTCCGACCTCACCTGGTCGCTGGCCTCCAACGGCTGGGGCCCGGTGGAGCGGGACCTGAGCAACGGCGAGAACTACGCCAGGGACGGACAGCCCATCAGCATCGGCGGCACCCGCTACGCCAAGGGCCTGGGCACCAACGCGCCCAGCGAGGTGGACTACTACCTCGGCGGCTCCTGCCACGCGCTCAGCACCGACGTGGGCATCGACGACGAGACCTACGGCCAGGGCTCGGCCGACTTCCAGCTCTGGAAGGACAACACCCTGGTCGCCGACTCCGGGCTGGTCACCCCCGCGAGCGGCGTCAAGCACCTGACCGCCGACCTGACCGGCGCCGACCAGCTGCGCCTGGTCGTCACCGCGCCGAACGGCGCGAACAGCGCGCACGCGGACTGGGCGGCCCCGGTGCTCAGCTGCTGA
- a CDS encoding SGNH/GDSL hydrolase family protein yields the protein MLSPARKLFGGLALAAALISLSANSAIADTSPYSSYVALGDSYAAGAGVPDQSAGLCLRSDHNYGHLVAAALGTSSYTDVTCSAAKVKDITGSQYDAIIKVNDPQLNAVSAGTKLVTLGIGGNDLGTSDLGIADVIATCIGGAVVNPAGTPCKDVYEHGHWAWDWSSLSFSWQYGEDTLVDRIDAAAPQLASVLRQIHAKAPGAKVLLVGYPSVLPADASTCAGRQPVTVGDVAYLHGILGQLNDMLAATAAANGATYVDTQTPTAGHDVCSDDRWIEGALPDQPAVPFHPNATGEQVMANAVLAALH from the coding sequence GTGCTCAGCCCTGCCCGGAAACTCTTCGGCGGCCTGGCCCTGGCGGCCGCGCTGATCAGCCTGTCCGCGAACTCGGCGATCGCCGACACGAGCCCCTACAGCTCCTATGTCGCGCTCGGTGATTCGTACGCGGCCGGTGCCGGCGTACCGGATCAGTCGGCCGGACTCTGCCTGCGCTCCGACCACAATTACGGCCATCTGGTGGCCGCCGCCCTGGGCACCTCGTCGTACACCGACGTGACCTGCTCGGCCGCCAAGGTCAAGGACATCACCGGCTCGCAGTACGACGCCATCATCAAGGTGAACGACCCGCAGCTGAACGCCGTCTCGGCCGGCACCAAGCTGGTCACCCTCGGCATCGGCGGCAACGACCTGGGCACCTCGGACCTGGGCATCGCCGACGTGATCGCCACCTGCATCGGCGGCGCGGTGGTCAACCCCGCCGGCACCCCGTGCAAGGACGTCTACGAGCACGGCCACTGGGCCTGGGACTGGAGCTCGCTCAGCTTCAGCTGGCAGTACGGCGAGGACACCCTGGTCGACCGGATCGACGCCGCCGCGCCCCAACTGGCGAGCGTGCTGCGGCAGATCCACGCCAAGGCCCCGGGCGCCAAGGTGCTGCTGGTCGGCTACCCGTCGGTGCTGCCGGCCGACGCCTCGACCTGCGCGGGCCGCCAGCCGGTCACCGTGGGCGACGTGGCCTACCTGCACGGCATCCTCGGGCAGCTGAACGACATGCTGGCCGCCACGGCCGCGGCCAACGGCGCCACCTACGTGGACACCCAGACCCCGACCGCGGGCCACGACGTCTGCTCCGACGACCGCTGGATCGAGGGCGCGCTGCCCGACCAACCCGCCGTCCCGTTCCACCCGAACGCGACCGGCGAGCAGGTGATGGCGAACGCCGTGCTGGCGGCGCTGCACTGA
- a CDS encoding FAD-binding dehydrogenase, producing the protein MALDADVIVIGAGLAGLAATAELADAGRTVILLDQEPAASLGGQAHWSFGGLFLVDSPEQRRMRIRDSYELAWQDWLGSAGFDRPEDHWPRQWAKAYLDFAAGEKRAWLRAQGVRFFPVVGWAERGGLLASGPGNSVPRFHITWGTGPGLVEPFARRVRAGVAKGLVRTLFRHRVTALAGTAGVTDTVRGEVLVPSGAERGTASSREAAGAFELRAQAVVIASGGIGGNHDLVREAWPARLGTPPARLLSGVPAHVDGLMQQVAGAAGGHLINGDRMWHYTEGIENWNPVWARHGIRILPGPSSLWLDARGERLPVPLFPGFDTLGTLEHIMRTGYDHTWFVLTQKIIEKEFALSGSEQNPDLTGRSVRQVLGRALPGAPGPVEAFKKFGADFVVADQLGDLVRGMNRLVDPSGAGEGLIDEAALRREIEARDREIANPFAKDLQVTAIHGARRYLGDKLVRTAAPHRLLDPKAGPLIAVRLHVLTRKSLGGLETDLSARVLRADGSVLDGVYAAGEVAGFGGGGVHGYRSLEGTFLGGCLFSGRTAGRAAAAATA; encoded by the coding sequence ATGGCACTGGACGCCGACGTCATCGTGATCGGAGCCGGCCTGGCGGGCCTGGCCGCCACCGCCGAACTCGCCGACGCGGGGCGCACGGTGATCCTGCTCGACCAGGAGCCGGCCGCCTCGCTCGGCGGCCAGGCGCACTGGTCCTTCGGCGGCCTCTTCCTGGTCGACTCACCCGAGCAGCGCCGGATGCGGATCCGCGACTCCTACGAACTCGCCTGGCAGGACTGGCTCGGCTCGGCCGGCTTCGACCGGCCCGAGGACCACTGGCCGCGCCAGTGGGCCAAGGCCTACCTCGACTTCGCCGCCGGGGAGAAGCGCGCCTGGCTGCGCGCGCAGGGCGTGCGCTTCTTCCCGGTGGTCGGCTGGGCCGAGCGCGGCGGACTGCTGGCCAGCGGCCCCGGCAACTCGGTCCCGCGCTTCCACATCACCTGGGGCACCGGACCCGGGCTCGTCGAGCCGTTCGCCCGCCGGGTGCGAGCCGGCGTGGCCAAGGGCCTGGTGCGCACGCTCTTCCGGCACCGGGTCACCGCACTGGCCGGCACGGCGGGCGTGACCGACACGGTGCGCGGCGAGGTGCTGGTGCCCAGCGGCGCCGAGCGCGGCACGGCCAGCTCGCGCGAGGCGGCCGGCGCCTTCGAGCTGCGCGCGCAGGCCGTGGTGATCGCCTCCGGCGGCATCGGCGGCAACCACGACCTGGTCCGCGAGGCCTGGCCGGCCCGGCTCGGCACCCCGCCCGCGCGCCTGCTCAGCGGCGTGCCCGCGCACGTGGACGGCCTGATGCAGCAGGTGGCGGGTGCGGCCGGCGGCCACCTGATCAACGGCGACCGGATGTGGCACTACACCGAGGGCATCGAGAACTGGAACCCGGTCTGGGCCCGGCACGGCATCCGGATCCTGCCCGGCCCCTCCTCGCTCTGGCTGGACGCGCGCGGCGAGCGGCTGCCCGTCCCGCTCTTCCCCGGCTTCGACACGCTGGGCACCCTGGAGCACATCATGCGCACCGGGTACGACCACACCTGGTTCGTACTCACCCAGAAGATCATCGAGAAGGAGTTCGCGCTCTCCGGCTCCGAACAGAACCCGGACCTGACGGGCCGCAGCGTGCGCCAGGTGCTGGGCCGCGCGCTGCCCGGGGCGCCCGGTCCGGTGGAGGCGTTCAAGAAGTTCGGGGCGGACTTCGTGGTCGCCGACCAACTCGGCGACCTGGTCCGCGGGATGAACCGGCTGGTCGATCCCTCCGGGGCGGGCGAGGGGCTGATCGACGAGGCCGCGCTGCGCCGCGAGATCGAGGCGCGCGACCGCGAGATCGCCAACCCCTTCGCCAAGGACCTCCAGGTGACCGCGATCCACGGCGCCCGGCGCTACCTGGGCGACAAGTTGGTGCGCACCGCGGCCCCGCACCGGCTGCTCGATCCCAAGGCCGGCCCGCTGATCGCGGTGCGGCTGCACGTGCTCACCCGCAAGTCGCTCGGCGGCCTGGAGACCGACCTCTCGGCCCGGGTGCTGCGGGCCGACGGCTCGGTGCTGGACGGCGTCTACGCGGCGGGCGAGGTGGCCGGTTTCGGCGGCGGCGGGGTGCACGGCTACCGCTCGCTGGAGGGGACCTTCCTCGGCGGCTGCCTGTTCAGCGGCCGCACGGCGGGGCGGGCCGCCGCGGCCGCGACGGCGTGA
- a CDS encoding multicopper oxidase domain-containing protein, with product MSTEPEHPATPGHPTTPTPPGSPARAGSPGRRGAIRTLLAGSAAAAVAGSAALGAAAAAQATPTGPTTTDPFALEQAPAGQVREYWIQAESFEHNPVPNGYDGMMGTRYTAGQTSFWAIGFRACTPGWGAPLPADTGPQGIGANSGIPGPVLRAQVGDTLVVHFRNNDAHYQWPHSMHPHGVRYDGDNDGGWLADQPDRPGTAVPFGGTYTYTWTALPSSVGTWPYHDHSVPQTIAPPAATSGAAPATPKQGMDMGSGGGVMEIGAELGLFGIIAVTDQHTPAVDREFVLFFHDAYQDDIPSLAQDVDMFNGGAFLDNTPLFTARRGDRVRWRIAALGKEFHVFHLHGHRWLRDGRYVDSELLGPSTSLTVEYTEDNPGSWIYHCHVTDHMMGGMVGRYHVS from the coding sequence ATGTCCACGGAGCCGGAGCACCCCGCAACGCCGGGGCACCCGACCACCCCGACGCCCCCCGGGAGCCCCGCACGTGCCGGGAGCCCGGGCCGGCGCGGCGCGATCCGCACCCTGCTCGCCGGCAGCGCGGCCGCCGCGGTGGCCGGCTCGGCCGCCCTGGGCGCGGCCGCGGCCGCCCAGGCGACGCCGACCGGGCCGACCACCACGGACCCGTTCGCGCTGGAGCAGGCGCCCGCCGGCCAGGTCCGCGAGTACTGGATCCAGGCCGAGTCCTTCGAGCACAACCCCGTCCCCAACGGCTACGACGGCATGATGGGCACGCGCTACACCGCGGGCCAGACCAGCTTCTGGGCGATCGGCTTCCGCGCCTGCACCCCCGGCTGGGGCGCCCCGCTGCCCGCCGACACCGGCCCGCAGGGGATCGGCGCCAACAGCGGCATCCCTGGGCCGGTGCTGCGCGCCCAGGTGGGCGACACCCTGGTGGTGCACTTCCGCAACAACGACGCGCACTACCAGTGGCCGCACAGCATGCACCCGCACGGCGTGCGCTACGACGGCGACAACGACGGTGGCTGGCTGGCCGACCAGCCGGACCGTCCGGGCACCGCCGTGCCGTTCGGCGGCACCTACACCTACACCTGGACGGCGCTGCCCAGTTCGGTGGGGACCTGGCCCTACCACGACCACTCGGTGCCGCAGACGATCGCGCCGCCCGCCGCCACGAGCGGTGCGGCGCCGGCCACCCCGAAGCAGGGCATGGACATGGGCTCGGGCGGCGGGGTGATGGAGATCGGTGCCGAGCTGGGCCTGTTCGGCATCATCGCGGTGACGGACCAGCACACCCCGGCGGTGGACCGGGAGTTCGTGCTCTTCTTCCACGACGCCTACCAGGACGACATCCCGTCACTGGCCCAGGACGTCGACATGTTCAACGGCGGCGCCTTCCTCGACAACACCCCGCTCTTCACGGCCAGGCGCGGCGACCGGGTGCGCTGGCGGATCGCGGCGCTCGGCAAGGAGTTCCACGTCTTCCACCTGCACGGCCACCGCTGGCTGCGCGACGGACGTTACGTGGACTCCGAACTGCTGGGCCCCTCCACCTCGCTGACGGTGGAGTACACCGAGGACAACCCGGGATCCTGGATCTACCACTGCCACGTCACCGACCACATGATGGGCGGCATGGTCGGCCGCTATCACGTGTCCTGA